The following are from one region of the Streptomyces fradiae genome:
- a CDS encoding two-component system response regulator — translation MVQKAKILLVDDRPENLLALEAILSALDQTLVRASSGEEALKALLTDDFAVILLDVQMPGMDGFETAAHIKRRERTRDIPIIFLTAINHGPHHTFRGYAAGAVDYISKPFDPWVLRAKVSVFVELYMKNCQLREQAALLRLQLEGGAGQPKESPGLLAELSARLAAVEEQAEALSKQLDDDSADAAAVATAAHLERKLTGLRRALDALEPGTGGAPSLPAQN, via the coding sequence ATGGTGCAGAAGGCCAAGATCCTCCTGGTCGATGACCGGCCGGAGAATCTGCTGGCGCTGGAGGCCATTCTCTCCGCGCTCGATCAGACACTGGTGCGGGCATCGTCCGGGGAGGAAGCGCTCAAGGCGCTGCTGACCGACGACTTCGCGGTCATCCTGCTGGACGTCCAGATGCCCGGCATGGACGGATTCGAGACCGCAGCGCACATCAAGCGGCGCGAGCGGACCCGGGACATCCCGATCATCTTCCTCACCGCCATCAACCACGGCCCCCACCACACCTTCCGGGGGTACGCGGCGGGCGCGGTCGACTACATCTCCAAGCCGTTCGACCCGTGGGTGCTGCGCGCCAAGGTCTCCGTCTTCGTCGAGCTGTACATGAAGAACTGCCAGCTCCGCGAGCAGGCCGCGCTGCTCCGGCTCCAGCTGGAGGGCGGCGCCGGCCAGCCCAAGGAGTCCCCGGGGCTGCTCGCCGAGCTCTCCGCCCGGCTGGCCGCCGTCGAGGAGCAGGCCGAGGCGCTGTCCAAGCAGCTCGACGACGACTCCGCCGACGCCGCGGCCGTCGCCACCGCCGCGCACCTGGAGCGCAAGCTGACCGGACTGCGCCGCGCGCTCGACGCGCTCGAGCCCGGCACCGGCGGCGCGCCCTCCCTGCCCGCGCAGAACTGA
- a CDS encoding HAMP domain-containing protein yields MESGTTTRRGGGSRPKGGGRSRGGGTVQVDAAALQRLLAALVSMRDGNFRKRLTVSGDGMMAEISAVFNEVADRQSHLTGEFTRVRRVVGREGKLSERLEAGAAEGSWAATIEAANALVDELARPVSEVGRVLSAVAEGDLGQRMELRSEGGDGSTRPLRGEFLKVARTVNNLVDQLSVFADEVTRVALEVGTEGKLGGQAQVRGMSGSWKDLTDSVNTMANQLTAQVRDIALVTTAVANGDLSQKVTANVAGEMLELKNTVNTMVDQLSSFSSEVTRVAREVGTEGELGGQAEVAGVAGVWKDLTDSVNTMAGNLTNQVRGIAEVTTAVANGDLSQKVRVSARGEIAQLADTINQMTETLRTFADEVTRVSGEVGAEGLLGGQAQVPGAAGTWKDLTDSVNTVFRNITTQVRDIAQVTTAVANGDLSQKVTVDVAGEMLELKNTVNTMVDQLSAFGSEVTRVAREVGVEGRLGGQAQVQGAAGTWKDLTDSVNTAFRNLTGQVRDIAQVTTAVANGDLSQKVTVDVAGEMLELKNTVNTMVSQLSSFADQVTRMARDVGTEGRLGGQARVDGVSGRWRELTDSVNFMAGNLTSQVRQIAQVTTAVARGDLSQKIDVDARGEILELKNTINTMVDQLSAFADQVTRVAREVGTDGRLGGQAVVPGVAGVWRDLTDSVNGMAGNLTAQVRNIAQVATAVARGDLSQKIDVDARGEILELKNTLNTMVDQLSAFAEQVTRVAREVGTDGILGGQAEVQGVSGTWKDLTQSVNMMANNLTFQVRNIAEVTTAVAKGDLSKKITVDAKGEILELVTTVNTMVDQLSNFADEVTRVAREVGTEGILGGQARVRGVTGIWKDLSDNVNLMANNLTSQVRNISRVSAAVANGDLTKKVTVEARGEVAELADTVNTMVTTLSSFADEVTRVAREVGTDGILGGQARVPGVSGTWKDLTESVNSMADNLTGQVRQIAAVATAFAKGDLTKKIDIDARGEILELKNTLNTMVDQLSNFAEEVTRVAREVGTDGQLGGQARVRDVEGTWSDLTESVNEMAGNLTRQVRAIAAVATAVTRGDLNVKIDGVDAAGEIQALQDNINTMIANLRDTTLANDEQDWLKSNLARISGLMQGRRDLEDVASLIMSELTPVVSAQHGAFFVAMPTGSAHGEAEPVGEGEGAYELRMRGSYGYSAGSMPTSFRPGETLIGTAAEEKRTIQVNVPPGYLKISSGLGEAAPAHVIVLPVLFEGRVLGVIELASFQPFTQIQRDFLNQIAELIATTVNTISVNTRTEVLLQQSQELTEQLRERSAELEHRQKELQNSNAELEDKAELLARQNRDIEVKNTEIEEARQVLEERAEQLAVSMRYKSEFLANMSHELRTPLNSLLILAKLLADNADTNLTPKQVEFAETIHGAGSDLLQLINDILDLSKVEAGKMDVSPTRIALVQLVDYVEATFRPLTAEKGLDFSVRVSPELPATLHTDEQRLLQVLRNLLSNAVKFTDTGAVELVIRPAGADVPQSIREQLLEAGTMRDPEAELIAFSVTDTGIGIAAGKMRVIFEAFKQADGTTSRKYGGTGLGLSISREIARLLGGEIYAASEPGRGSTFTLYLPLSPVAPATAHGADAQDPDERPGAGDELGEGFVHFAPAPVHTEARSGAGALFRHRRKTAEQWPQLPGQSPKGEQPAAEEERPEAAPRPVYTFAGEKVLIVDDDIRNVFALTSVLEQHGLAVLYAENGREGIEVLEQHEDVSVVLMDIMMPEMDGYATTTAIRRMPQFAGLPIIALTAKAMKGDREKAIESGASDYVTKPVDPDYLLSVMEQWMRGEGR; encoded by the coding sequence GTGGAGTCTGGCACGACGACGCGGCGCGGTGGCGGTTCGCGGCCGAAGGGCGGCGGCCGGTCCCGGGGCGGGGGCACGGTGCAGGTGGACGCTGCCGCGCTGCAGCGGCTCCTGGCCGCCCTGGTGTCGATGAGGGACGGCAACTTCCGCAAGCGGTTGACGGTCTCGGGCGACGGGATGATGGCGGAGATCTCCGCCGTCTTCAACGAGGTCGCGGACCGGCAGTCGCATCTGACCGGGGAGTTCACGCGGGTGCGCCGGGTGGTGGGCCGCGAGGGCAAGCTGTCGGAGCGCCTTGAGGCGGGTGCCGCGGAGGGCTCCTGGGCGGCGACGATCGAGGCGGCGAACGCGCTGGTCGACGAGCTGGCGCGGCCGGTGTCCGAGGTCGGGCGGGTGCTGTCCGCGGTGGCCGAAGGTGATCTCGGGCAGCGGATGGAGCTGCGCTCGGAGGGCGGCGACGGGTCGACGCGGCCGCTGCGCGGGGAGTTCCTGAAGGTCGCGCGGACCGTGAACAACCTGGTGGACCAGCTGTCGGTGTTCGCCGACGAGGTGACCCGGGTGGCCCTTGAGGTGGGCACCGAGGGCAAGCTGGGCGGTCAGGCGCAGGTGCGCGGCATGTCCGGTTCGTGGAAGGACCTCACGGACTCGGTCAACACCATGGCCAACCAGCTGACGGCGCAGGTGCGGGACATCGCGCTGGTCACGACGGCGGTGGCCAACGGTGATCTGTCGCAGAAGGTCACGGCGAACGTGGCCGGCGAGATGCTGGAGCTGAAGAACACCGTCAACACGATGGTGGACCAGCTGTCCTCGTTCTCGTCCGAGGTGACCCGGGTGGCCCGCGAGGTGGGCACGGAGGGCGAGCTGGGCGGTCAGGCCGAGGTGGCCGGGGTCGCCGGTGTGTGGAAGGACCTCACGGACTCCGTCAACACGATGGCGGGAAATCTCACCAATCAGGTGAGGGGGATCGCCGAGGTCACCACGGCGGTCGCGAACGGCGACCTGTCGCAGAAGGTACGGGTGTCGGCGCGCGGCGAGATCGCGCAGCTGGCGGACACCATCAACCAGATGACGGAGACGCTGCGGACCTTCGCGGACGAGGTGACCCGTGTCTCGGGCGAGGTCGGCGCGGAGGGTCTGCTCGGCGGTCAGGCGCAGGTACCGGGTGCGGCGGGGACGTGGAAGGACCTGACGGACTCGGTCAACACGGTCTTCCGGAACATCACCACACAGGTGCGGGACATCGCGCAGGTGACCACGGCGGTCGCCAATGGTGATCTGTCGCAGAAGGTCACGGTGGACGTGGCCGGCGAGATGCTGGAGCTGAAGAACACCGTCAACACGATGGTGGACCAGCTCTCGGCGTTCGGTTCCGAGGTGACCCGGGTGGCCCGGGAGGTCGGCGTCGAGGGCCGGCTCGGCGGTCAGGCGCAGGTGCAGGGCGCGGCCGGGACGTGGAAGGACCTGACGGACTCGGTGAACACCGCGTTCCGCAACCTGACCGGTCAGGTGCGGGACATCGCGCAGGTGACCACGGCGGTGGCCAATGGTGATCTGTCGCAGAAGGTCACGGTGGACGTGGCCGGCGAGATGCTGGAGCTGAAGAACACCGTCAACACGATGGTGTCGCAGCTGTCGTCGTTCGCCGACCAGGTGACGCGGATGGCGCGGGACGTGGGCACCGAGGGCCGGCTGGGCGGTCAGGCGCGGGTGGACGGCGTGTCGGGGCGCTGGCGGGAGCTCACCGACTCGGTGAACTTCATGGCCGGCAACCTGACCTCGCAGGTGCGGCAGATCGCCCAGGTGACGACGGCGGTGGCCCGGGGTGATCTGTCGCAGAAGATCGACGTGGACGCGCGCGGCGAGATCCTGGAGCTGAAGAACACCATCAACACGATGGTCGACCAGCTGTCCGCGTTCGCGGACCAGGTGACCCGGGTGGCGCGCGAGGTGGGCACCGACGGGCGGCTCGGCGGGCAGGCCGTGGTGCCGGGCGTCGCCGGTGTGTGGCGGGACCTGACGGATTCGGTGAACGGCATGGCCGGGAACCTGACGGCGCAGGTGCGCAACATCGCGCAGGTCGCGACGGCGGTGGCCCGGGGTGATCTGTCGCAGAAGATCGACGTGGACGCGCGCGGCGAGATCCTGGAGCTGAAGAACACCCTCAACACGATGGTCGACCAGCTCTCGGCGTTCGCGGAGCAGGTGACGAGGGTGGCCCGTGAGGTGGGCACCGACGGCATCCTGGGCGGTCAGGCCGAGGTGCAGGGGGTCTCCGGCACCTGGAAGGACCTCACCCAGTCGGTGAACATGATGGCGAACAACCTGACCTTCCAGGTCCGGAACATCGCCGAGGTCACCACGGCGGTCGCGAAGGGCGATCTGTCCAAGAAGATCACCGTCGACGCCAAGGGCGAGATCCTGGAGCTGGTGACGACCGTCAACACGATGGTGGACCAGCTGTCGAACTTCGCCGACGAGGTGACCCGGGTGGCCCGTGAGGTGGGCACCGAGGGCATCCTCGGCGGCCAGGCCCGGGTGCGCGGGGTGACCGGCATCTGGAAGGACCTCAGCGACAACGTCAACCTGATGGCCAACAACCTGACCAGCCAGGTGCGGAACATCTCCCGGGTGTCCGCGGCGGTCGCCAACGGCGACCTGACGAAGAAGGTCACGGTCGAGGCGCGCGGCGAGGTCGCCGAGCTCGCCGACACCGTGAACACGATGGTGACGACGCTGTCCTCGTTCGCCGACGAGGTGACGAGGGTGGCCCGTGAGGTGGGCACCGACGGCATCCTGGGCGGTCAGGCCCGGGTGCCGGGCGTCTCGGGCACCTGGAAGGACCTCACCGAGTCGGTGAACTCGATGGCCGACAACCTCACCGGTCAGGTGCGGCAGATCGCCGCGGTCGCCACCGCCTTCGCCAAGGGCGACCTCACCAAGAAGATCGACATCGACGCGCGCGGCGAGATCCTGGAGCTGAAGAACACCCTCAACACCATGGTCGACCAGCTGTCGAACTTCGCCGAGGAGGTCACCCGGGTGGCCCGCGAGGTGGGCACCGACGGACAGCTCGGCGGCCAGGCCCGGGTCCGGGACGTGGAGGGCACCTGGAGCGACCTGACGGAGTCCGTGAACGAGATGGCCGGGAACCTCACCCGGCAGGTGCGCGCCATCGCGGCCGTCGCCACCGCGGTGACCCGCGGCGACCTCAACGTCAAGATCGACGGTGTGGACGCGGCCGGTGAGATCCAGGCGCTCCAGGACAACATCAACACCATGATCGCGAACCTGCGCGACACCACCCTCGCCAACGACGAGCAGGACTGGCTCAAGAGCAACCTGGCCCGCATCTCCGGTCTGATGCAGGGCCGCCGCGACCTGGAGGACGTGGCCTCGCTCATCATGAGCGAGCTGACGCCGGTCGTCTCGGCCCAGCACGGCGCCTTCTTCGTGGCCATGCCGACCGGTTCCGCGCACGGCGAGGCCGAACCCGTGGGGGAGGGCGAGGGCGCGTACGAGCTGCGGATGCGCGGCAGTTACGGCTACTCCGCAGGCTCCATGCCGACCTCGTTCCGGCCGGGCGAGACGCTCATCGGGACGGCCGCCGAGGAGAAGCGGACCATCCAGGTCAACGTGCCGCCGGGCTATCTGAAGATCTCGTCCGGTCTGGGCGAGGCCGCCCCGGCCCATGTGATCGTGCTGCCCGTGCTGTTCGAGGGGCGGGTGCTCGGCGTGATCGAGCTGGCGTCCTTCCAGCCGTTCACCCAGATCCAGCGGGACTTCCTCAACCAGATCGCCGAGCTGATCGCGACCACCGTCAACACCATCAGCGTCAACACCCGCACCGAGGTGCTGCTGCAGCAGTCGCAGGAGCTCACCGAGCAGCTGCGGGAGCGGTCGGCGGAGCTGGAGCACCGGCAGAAGGAGCTGCAGAACTCCAACGCGGAGCTGGAGGACAAGGCCGAACTCCTGGCCCGGCAGAACCGGGACATCGAGGTGAAGAACACCGAGATCGAGGAGGCCCGGCAGGTCCTGGAGGAGCGCGCCGAACAGCTCGCGGTCTCCATGCGCTACAAGTCGGAGTTCCTCGCGAACATGTCGCACGAGCTGCGCACCCCGCTCAACTCGCTGCTGATCCTGGCCAAGCTGCTCGCCGACAACGCGGACACGAACCTGACGCCCAAGCAGGTCGAATTCGCCGAGACCATCCACGGCGCCGGCTCCGACCTGCTCCAGCTGATCAACGACATCCTCGACCTGTCGAAGGTCGAGGCGGGCAAGATGGACGTCTCGCCGACCCGGATCGCCCTCGTGCAGCTGGTCGACTACGTGGAGGCCACCTTCCGGCCGCTCACCGCCGAGAAGGGCCTCGACTTCTCCGTACGGGTCTCCCCGGAGCTGCCCGCGACCCTGCACACCGACGAGCAGCGGCTGCTCCAGGTGCTGCGCAACCTCCTGTCGAACGCGGTGAAGTTCACCGACACCGGGGCCGTGGAGCTGGTGATCCGGCCGGCCGGGGCGGACGTGCCGCAGTCGATCCGGGAACAGCTCCTGGAGGCGGGGACGATGCGCGACCCGGAGGCCGAGCTGATCGCGTTCTCGGTGACCGACACCGGCATCGGCATCGCCGCCGGCAAGATGCGGGTGATCTTCGAGGCGTTCAAGCAGGCCGACGGCACGACCAGCCGGAAGTACGGCGGTACGGGCCTCGGCCTGTCGATCAGCCGGGAGATCGCGCGGCTGCTCGGCGGCGAGATCTACGCGGCGAGCGAGCCGGGCCGCGGCTCGACCTTCACGCTCTACCTGCCGCTGAGCCCGGTCGCGCCGGCGACGGCGCACGGGGCGGACGCACAGGACCCGGACGAGCGTCCCGGGGCCGGCGACGAGCTGGGCGAGGGGTTCGTGCACTTCGCGCCCGCACCGGTGCACACCGAGGCCCGATCGGGGGCCGGCGCGCTGTTCCGGCACCGCCGCAAGACGGCCGAGCAGTGGCCGCAACTCCCGGGCCAGTCGCCCAAGGGCGAGCAGCCGGCCGCCGAGGAGGAGCGGCCGGAGGCCGCGCCGCGCCCGGTGTATACGTTCGCGGGTGAGAAGGTGCTGATCGTCGACGACGACATCCGCAATGTGTTCGCCCTGACCAGCGTCCTGGAGCAGCACGGGCTCGCGGTGCTCTACGCGGAGAACGGGCGCGAGGGCATCGAGGTCCTGGAGCAGCACGAGGACGTCTCGGTGGTGCTGATGGACATCATGATGCCGGAGATGGACGGCTACGCCACGACCACCGCGATCCGGCGGATGCCGCAGTTCGCGGGGCTGCCGATCATCGCGCTGACCGCCAAGGCGATGAAGGGCGACCGGGAGAAGGCCATCGAGTCCGGGGCCTCGGACTACGTGACCAAGCCGGTCGACCCGGACTATCTGCTGTCGGTGATGGAGCAGTGGATGCGCGGGGAGGGACGCTAG
- a CDS encoding DNA translocase FtsK translates to MASRTSGKGSQGTAGTAKPRAAGRTSGAGGAAKKTTAAKSPAKPPAKKAPARKSAPAKRAPARKTAAKKPAARPAPSPTGGVYRLARGLWLGLAHAVGAMFRGIGRGAKGLDPAHRKDGLALLLLGVALIVAAGTWSNLRGPVGDLVEMLVTGAFGRLDLLVPLLVGAIAVRLILYPEKPEANGRIVIGLSALVIGVLGQVHIACGSPGRGDGTDAMQDAGGLIGWAASKPLIFMMGEVLAVPLLVLLTVFGLLVVTATPVNAIPQRLRALGARLGLVEPEYGPEEAAGAQDYDDEWREDAPRTARPVRRRAPGAGPDYDPDRAEAAALERRGRRSRTAPSASSFDTTGLDPVDVAAAAAAALDGAVLNGMPPSPLVADLTRDVTAERAAAVAASAADAAEAEVDPRPGAPVPTARGTARDRSGGGVPDLTKPAPEPTDLPPRAEQLQLSGDITYSLPSMDLLERGGPGKTRSAANDAIVESLTNVFAEFKVDAAVTGFTRGPTVTRYEVELGPAVKVEKITALTKNIAYAVASPDVRIISPIPGKSAVGIEIPNTDREMVNLGDVLRLAEAAEDDHPMLVALGKDVEGGYVMANLAKMPHILVAGATGSGKSSCINCLITSVMIRATPEDVRMVLVDPKRVELTAYEGIPHLITPIITNPKRAAEALQWVVREMDLRYDDLAAFGFRHIDDFNQAIRDGKVQLPPGSERELKTYPYLLVIVDELADLMMVAPRDVEDAIVRITQLARAAGIHLVLATQRPSVDVVTGLIKANVPSRLAFATSSLADSRVILDQPGAEKLIGKGDGLFLPMGANKPVRMQGAFVTEHEVATVVQHCKDQMAPVFRDDVTVGTKQKKEIDEEIGDDLDLLCQAAELVVSTQFGSTSMLQRKLRVGFAKAGRLMDLMESRGIVGPSEGSKARDVLVKPDELDEVLDRIRGGE, encoded by the coding sequence ATGGCCTCACGTACGTCCGGCAAGGGTTCCCAGGGCACGGCGGGCACCGCGAAACCACGGGCCGCCGGCCGTACGAGCGGTGCCGGCGGTGCCGCGAAGAAGACGACGGCCGCCAAGTCGCCCGCCAAACCCCCCGCGAAGAAGGCTCCGGCCAGGAAGTCCGCGCCCGCCAAGCGCGCGCCCGCGCGCAAGACGGCGGCGAAGAAGCCCGCGGCCCGCCCGGCACCGTCCCCCACCGGGGGCGTCTACCGGCTGGCGCGCGGCCTCTGGCTCGGACTCGCGCACGCCGTCGGGGCGATGTTCCGGGGGATAGGGCGGGGCGCCAAGGGCCTCGACCCGGCCCACCGCAAGGACGGCCTCGCGCTGCTGCTGCTCGGCGTCGCCCTGATCGTCGCCGCCGGCACCTGGTCGAATCTGCGGGGCCCGGTCGGCGACCTGGTCGAGATGCTGGTCACCGGCGCCTTCGGCCGGCTCGACCTGCTCGTCCCGCTGCTCGTCGGCGCCATCGCCGTACGCCTGATCCTCTACCCGGAGAAGCCCGAGGCCAACGGCCGGATCGTGATCGGCCTGTCCGCGCTCGTCATCGGCGTGCTCGGACAGGTGCACATCGCCTGCGGCTCGCCCGGCCGCGGCGACGGCACCGACGCCATGCAGGACGCCGGCGGGCTCATCGGCTGGGCCGCATCCAAGCCGCTGATCTTCATGATGGGCGAGGTCCTCGCGGTGCCGCTCCTGGTGCTGCTCACCGTCTTCGGACTGCTCGTCGTCACCGCCACCCCCGTCAACGCCATCCCGCAGCGGCTGCGCGCGCTCGGCGCCCGGCTCGGCCTGGTCGAGCCCGAGTACGGGCCCGAGGAGGCCGCCGGGGCGCAGGACTACGACGACGAGTGGCGCGAGGACGCGCCCCGCACCGCCCGGCCCGTGCGCCGGCGCGCGCCCGGCGCGGGCCCGGACTACGACCCCGACCGGGCCGAGGCCGCCGCTTTGGAGCGGCGCGGCCGGCGGAGCCGTACCGCCCCGTCCGCGTCCTCCTTCGACACCACCGGACTCGACCCGGTCGACGTGGCCGCCGCCGCGGCCGCCGCGCTCGACGGCGCCGTCCTCAACGGCATGCCGCCGTCCCCGCTGGTCGCCGACCTCACCCGGGACGTCACCGCCGAGCGGGCCGCCGCCGTGGCCGCCTCGGCCGCCGACGCCGCGGAGGCCGAGGTGGACCCGCGGCCCGGCGCGCCCGTGCCCACCGCCCGCGGCACCGCCCGCGACCGGTCCGGCGGCGGGGTGCCCGACCTCACCAAGCCGGCGCCCGAGCCGACCGACCTGCCGCCGCGCGCCGAACAGCTTCAGCTCTCCGGCGACATCACGTACTCGCTGCCCTCCATGGACCTCCTGGAGCGCGGCGGCCCCGGCAAGACCCGCAGCGCCGCCAACGACGCCATCGTCGAGTCGCTCACCAACGTCTTCGCCGAGTTCAAGGTCGACGCGGCCGTCACCGGCTTCACGCGCGGCCCGACGGTCACCCGGTACGAGGTAGAGCTCGGCCCGGCCGTCAAGGTCGAGAAGATCACCGCGCTCACCAAGAACATCGCGTACGCCGTGGCCAGCCCCGACGTGCGGATCATCTCCCCGATCCCCGGCAAGTCCGCGGTCGGCATCGAGATCCCCAACACCGACCGCGAGATGGTCAACCTCGGCGACGTGCTGCGCCTCGCCGAGGCCGCCGAGGACGACCACCCGATGCTGGTGGCGCTCGGCAAGGACGTCGAGGGCGGCTATGTGATGGCCAACCTGGCGAAGATGCCGCACATCCTGGTGGCCGGCGCGACCGGCTCCGGCAAATCGTCCTGCATCAACTGCCTGATCACCTCGGTGATGATAAGAGCGACCCCGGAGGACGTCCGGATGGTGCTCGTCGACCCCAAGCGGGTCGAGCTCACCGCCTACGAGGGCATCCCGCACCTGATCACCCCGATCATCACCAACCCCAAGCGGGCCGCCGAGGCCCTGCAGTGGGTGGTGCGCGAGATGGACCTGCGCTACGACGACCTGGCCGCCTTCGGCTTCCGGCACATCGACGACTTCAACCAGGCCATCCGGGACGGCAAGGTCCAGCTGCCGCCGGGCAGCGAGCGCGAGCTCAAGACCTACCCGTACCTCCTGGTGATCGTCGACGAGCTCGCCGACCTGATGATGGTCGCGCCGAGGGACGTCGAGGACGCGATCGTGCGCATCACCCAGCTGGCCCGCGCGGCCGGCATCCACCTGGTGCTCGCCACCCAGCGGCCCTCGGTGGACGTCGTCACCGGTCTGATCAAGGCGAACGTGCCGTCCCGGCTCGCCTTCGCCACCTCCTCGCTCGCCGACAGCCGGGTCATCCTCGACCAGCCCGGCGCCGAGAAGCTCATCGGCAAGGGCGACGGCCTGTTCCTGCCGATGGGCGCGAACAAGCCGGTCCGCATGCAGGGCGCCTTCGTCACCGAGCACGAGGTCGCCACCGTCGTCCAACACTGCAAGGACCAGATGGCGCCGGTCTTCCGGGACGACGTCACGGTCGGCACCAAGCAGAAGAAGGAGATCGACGAGGAGATCGGCGACGACCTCGACCTGCTGTGCCAGGCCGCGGAGCTGGTCGTCTCCACCCAGTTCGGCTCCACCTCGATGCTCCAGCGCAAGCTGCGCGTCGGCTTCGCCAAGGCCGGCCGGCTGATGGACCTGATGGAGTCGCGCGGCATCGTCGGCCCGAGCGAGGGCTCCAAGGCCCGCGACGTGCTGGTCAAGCCGGACGAGCTGGACGAGGTGCTCGACCGGATCCGCGGCGGGGAGTAG
- a CDS encoding helix-turn-helix domain-containing protein: MSIGNSPESPEDDRNFPADDRDSIGRALQQARVAAGLTVEEVSASTRVRVPIVHAIEEDDFSRCGGDVYARGHIRTLARAVGLDPASLIEQYDAEHGGRPSPTPAAPLFEAERIRPEPRRPNWTAAMVAAIVAVVGFVGFTMFNGNDGAGQAGAAAEGPAPATKTTAPAKPKPVKPEPKPVPSESAIAAAPLDKVTVKLTATDDKSWISAKAHDGKLLFDGLLLAGESKTFQDDERIDLILGNAGPIELYVNGKKVEDTFESGQVERLSYTKGDPQAG, from the coding sequence GTGTCCATCGGCAACTCCCCCGAATCCCCCGAGGACGACCGGAACTTCCCGGCAGATGACCGGGATTCGATCGGTCGTGCCCTTCAGCAGGCCCGTGTCGCCGCCGGTCTCACCGTTGAAGAGGTCAGCGCCTCCACCCGCGTGCGCGTCCCGATCGTGCACGCGATCGAGGAGGACGACTTCTCGCGCTGCGGCGGCGACGTCTACGCCCGCGGGCACATCCGCACGCTCGCGCGCGCCGTGGGGCTCGATCCGGCATCGCTGATCGAGCAGTACGACGCCGAGCACGGCGGCCGCCCGTCGCCCACCCCCGCCGCCCCGCTGTTCGAGGCGGAGCGGATCCGCCCCGAGCCCCGCCGGCCCAACTGGACCGCCGCCATGGTCGCGGCGATCGTCGCCGTCGTCGGTTTCGTCGGCTTCACGATGTTCAACGGGAACGACGGCGCCGGCCAGGCGGGCGCGGCGGCGGAGGGCCCGGCCCCCGCCACCAAGACCACCGCCCCGGCCAAGCCCAAGCCGGTCAAGCCCGAACCCAAGCCCGTGCCCTCCGAGTCCGCCATCGCGGCGGCCCCGCTGGACAAGGTCACCGTCAAGCTGACCGCGACCGACGACAAGAGCTGGATCTCCGCCAAGGCCCACGACGGCAAGCTGCTCTTCGACGGGCTGCTCCTCGCGGGCGAGTCCAAGACCTTCCAGGACGACGAGCGGATCGACCTCATCCTCGGCAACGCCGGGCCGATCGAGCTGTACGTCAACGGCAAGAAGGTCGAGGACACCTTCGAGTCCGGTCAGGTCGAGCGCCTGTCGTACACCAAGGGCGACCCGCAGGCCGGCTGA